One Verrucomicrobiia bacterium genomic window, CGCGGCTGAAAAGAGGCGGGTTTCCGGTCTCAGTTTCGCCGATCTCTTCCATGGGCCTTGTCTTCAAGGAGCGGGCCGCGGTTTTCAATCTGGAGGAATTTACGGAAGGGCTTTTCGAAGTCCAGGACGCGGGAAGCCAGAAAGTCTGCGAGGCGGTCGGCGCGCGGCCGGGCGATGCCGTCTGGGACGTGTGCGCGGGGAGCGGGGGTAAAAGTCTTTCGCTGGCGGCCATGATGCAGAACAAAGGACGCATCGTGGCGACCGACATCCGCAAACACAAGCTGGACGACCTTAAAAAGCGGGCAAGCCGCGCCGGCGTTTACAATATTTTCCCCGCGGACCTCGACCGCATGGACGAAATGAAGCTCGCCAAAAAAGGTTTTGATAAAATACTCGTGGATGCGCCGTGTTCCGGTACCGGCACGCTGAAGCGGAATCCGGACGCGAAATGGAAGCTCAGCCCCGAAGAATTCGGCAAGTACCAGGAAGACCAGCTCAAGATCATCAAGAATTCGCTTCGCTACCTGAAAAAAGGCGGCCGGCTGTATTATGTGACCTGCTCCATCGAAGAAGTGGAAAACGAAGGCGTGATGGACAGGCTGATGAAGGAAGAGGCTGGACTTGTTCCCGTCGTGGACATCGAATTCGGCGAGGCTTCGGGGCCGTGGCGCAGGCTATGGCCCGCCCATGAAAACGATGGATTTTTTCTGGGTGTTGTCGAAAAAATATAAGACCGTTTATCCGGACCGTGGGCTGTTTTCATCCGTCATGAAACGAGGAGCTGTCATGAAAAAGATCGCTTGGATTTTGGTTTTGTCTTTCATTTTCTCCGTTCCCGCGCAAGCTTACGATTCCGGCCGGACCGACCGCGGCGTTTTCAGCCGCATTTTGGCGGTCGAAGGGCGGGGAGCGCTTAACATCGTCGGCATGCCCATGGAGCTTGTCCGCACGCCCATTCTCGAATCCAAGAACCACCATCGCATGTGGCCGGTCACCTTTTGGCCGAGGCTCATCACCAATATCATTACCCGGGCTGCATCCGGAATTTATGATATCGTGGCGGCGCCCTTTGTTCTTCCTTTCACCGACGACATTACTCCGTTTACGGATCCCATGGGACTCAGCGACTATCCCTGGCAATGGGACGACGCCGCGTTCTGACGGCGATCGAGTATCCTTGTCTTAGGAGACTCTCAGGAGACGTTTATGCCGGTCCGTTGTCCGAAATGCGGCAAGCAGCATGACGCCGCCAAATTCGAAAGCGAAACGAAATTGAATTGTGAGTGCGGTTTCCAGCTCGATGTCTCATTCCTGGAAACTCTTGAGGATTTTCTGCGCTTTTCCGAGAGCGAAGAGGAGAGGCATAAGGCCCTGGAGATTCAGCGCGGCGCCGAAGACATCTGCCGCATGATCCTGGACGACGGATGCCCGGACGTGGACATCGAGATCGCGCGCGTCCAGCTCCGCGAAAAAGTCGAAGCCCTTTTCCCCCAGCAAATGGGGACCTACCAGATGATCTACGAGGCGCGATTCAACCGGCTGTGGGAGCAATTCCGCGGCAAGGGATCCTGAACCGCATTCTTGCGCGGCTTCATTTCGTTAAAGGGAGGAGGCGCTCAAGGCTTTTTGAAGCATGTCCGGATCGTCGGACATGATGCCGTCCGCGCCCGAGGCCGCCAATTTCAGTGCCAGCGCCGGCACATTCACCGTCCAGTAATAAACCGTGGCCTGCTTTTTGTGCAGCCAGTCGATCCAGGCCGGTTTTTTGAGATCGAAGAATTTCGACTCCACGGGAAGCGACGCGACAAGCAGGGGCTCTTTGCGGGGCCTGCTGCGGTTGCAGAAGTATTCGGCGAGAAGCTGATAGGCCTTTTTGCGGGACGAAAAAACGCGGGTTCCGATGTCCGTGCGGAGGATTTGCAGGTACGTCGCATGCTCCAGCGATCCCACAATGGTTTTTTGCTCGCGGCCGTATTTGCGGACAAGGGCCGCCACCGCGGCCACTACGTCAGGACCGGTGGCTTTGATTTCCACGGCCAGCTCTTTGTCCGGAAACGCCTCGAACACTTCTTCCAAAGCCGGGATCAGGATGCCCTTTCCGCGCTGCGGCCACCTTCCCATGGTACCCGGATCAAACCCATGACCCGCATCGAGTTTTTTCAGCTCATTCAGTGTATAATCTCGCACCAGGCCCTTCCCGTTCGTAGTCCGTTCCAGCGTTTCGTCATGGATGACGACAGGGATGCCGTCGCGCGACAAATGCACGTCGAATTCGATCATGCCGGCTTTGAATTTTTCGAAAGCCATTTTGAAAGACGGCAGGGTGTTTTCGGGAAGGTGCGCGGAGGCGCCGCGGTGTCCGATGACCAAAGGGGAACGGGAATTCATCAAAGTTTTCTCCGTTAATTGAAAAGCATCATAAGAAAAGCAGCCGTCGAATAAAAGGAAAATTTAGGATATGCCCGTTTCGATCGTCCTCGTCGAACCCGAAAACCCGGATAATATCGGCGCCGTGGCGCGTGCCATGATGAACATGGATCTCGCCGACCTCAGGCTGGTGAAGCCGCCCGCAAAGTGGAAGGAAAAGGCCAAGAAGATGGCCGTCCATGCTTTTCCCCTGCTGGCCCACGCCAAGGTCTTCGATTCCCTCAAAGAAGCTTTGGCGGATGCGCATTTCGTGCTTGGGACGACGCGAAGGCAGGGAAACCGGCGCCGCGCTTTTCTCGAATTCGACGATGCGATGGGGCGCTGCCGGCGTGTGGCCAAAAAGCGGAATGCCTCGGTTGTCTTCGGCAAAGAATCAAAAGGGCTTTCGAATTCGGATCTTGATTTGTGCGACTGGTTCACGACGATCCCGACGGGAAAAGAATACCCTTCGATCAATCTGGCCCAGGCCGCCATGATCGCCTGTTTTTCGCTTTTCACCGGGAAATTCAAGGTCGAAGGCTACGACGCGGTCACCAAAGTCTCGAAAGAGGAGTTCGAATCCATCATGGAATATTTCAACCGCGCGGTGCAGGCCCTGGAGTACAAGCCCGACATCGCGGTCCGCATCGACCGCACGTTCCGCGCGCTCATCAAGCGTTCCGGGCTTCTCAAAAGCGAAGGGCAGATGTTCAAAGGGTTTTCGCGGCGTATCCTGGAGCGCACCACGCCCAAGTACGCCGGCAGGAACCCGGACAAAAAAGGAACGCTATTGCAATTTCAGAAATGACGCTTTAAGATGGGGCCTCATTTTGAGGGAAAAGATGGAAGACAAAAAGCTTAGAGACGACTTACTGCAGCTCGTCAAGGAAAAGGCCCTGATCAAAGGGGAAAGGACCCTTGCGTCCGGGAAAAAGTCGAGCTTTTACATCGATGGAAAGCAAGTTACGCTGGATCCGCAAGGCATTTTCCTCACGGCCAAGCTCATCCACAACCTGATCCAGGGAAACAAGGCCGACGCGATCGGCGGACCGACGCTGGGCGCCGACCCTATCGTTGCCGCGGTTTCCCTGCTGAGCTCCCAATCGGGGCATCCCATCAAGGCCTTAATTGTGAGGAAAGAGGCGAAAGATCACGGCACCCAGAAAATGATCGAAGGGCCGGCTTTGAAAGAAGGGGACAGGGTTGTGATGGTCGAGGATGTGATCACGACCGGAGGCTCGGTCCTGAAAGCCATCCAGGAAATCGAGAAGCTCAAGGCCAAAGTCGTCCGGGTCGTTTGCCTGGTGGATCGCGACGAAGGCGCGGATAAGACCTTGGCTCCCTATAATTACACGCCCATCTTTTTTCTTTCGGACATCGGTGTTAAAAAAGAGTAACTTCTTATTTTTCCTGCCTTTAGAAAGTAGCCGGTAACAATTCTTGACAAATTATAATTTCAGCCCTATTATCCACTCTATCCTATAGCCTGACATAGCCCAACACACGGGACCTTTATGGAAGAAAAACAATCCGACCAAGTTCGCAAGCAGCGGACTCAAATTATGACACCGAAGGAAGCCGCTAAATATCTCGGCTTTCATCTGGTGACGATCTATCGCCTGCTGAAAAAGCAGGAGATTCCGGCGACCAAGATCGGCGGGCAGTGGCGTTTTAAGAAAGACGTCCTCGATGCCTGGCTGATGAACCGGATGAATCGTCAGTAATTTCCTCGCCGTTTACTTCCCTATCGCAAGTAAAGACAAACACCCGGATTGCCGGTAGAATACCTCCGTTTTCTGCCTTTCAACGGAGATCCTCGTGCGGGACGTAATGCCCAAAAAAATCATGCAAGTGCCTCTGCTCGACCTCAAACAGCAGTATCAGGCAATTCAGGATGAGATCCTGTCCCGGCTCGACGTCCTGTTCAAAAGCCAGCAATTCATTCTCGGCCAGGAAGTCGAAGCCTGCGAAAAGCTTGTCGCGGATTATTGCGGCGTCCCTTTTGGCTGCGGCGTTTCGTCGGGAACCGACGCCCTCCTGATGGCGCTCATGAGCGAAGGCATCGGCCCGGGCGACGAGGTCCTCACCACGCCCTATTCTTTTTTTGCGACGAGCGGCTGCATCGCGCGCGTCGGCGCCAAAGCTGTCTTCACGGACATTGATCCCGTCACGTTCAACATGGACGTTTCCGGAATCGAAAAGAAGATTTCCCGCAAGACCAAGGCCATCATGCCCGTCCACTTATACGGACAATGCGCGGACATGGCCGCGATCATGCAGGCGGCGAAGAAGCACGGGCTTGCCGTCATCGAAGACGCGGCCCAGGCCATCGGGGCCGGGCACGGCGGCATCCGGGCCGGCGCCTGGGGAGATTACGGCTGCTTTTCTTTTTTTCCGTCAAAAAACCTGGGATGCTTCGGAGACGGCGGCATGGTGGTTTGCCGTGACGCGGAAAAACAGGCGCGCCTTAAGGCGCTCCGCAACCATGGGTCGGAAAAAAAATATTATCATGGCCTTGTCGGCGGCAATTTCCGGTTGGACGCGGTGCAAGCCGCGGTTGTCAGCATCAAGCTGAAGCATTTGGACGGCTGGACCGCAAAAAGGCAGGCCAATGCTGGGACCTATCAGAAGCTGTTCGAAAATACCGGCCTCGTCCGCAGCAAGAAGGTGGTTCTTCCGGTTCAGGTTCATGACCGGCATGTTTATAATCAATACGTCATCCGGGCGCAGCGCAGGGACGAGCTCATGGAGCATCTCAAGAAAAGGGGCGTCGGTTGCGAGGTTTATTATCCTCTTTCTTTGCACCTGCAGGAATGTTTCAAGTTTTGGGGCTATAAGGCAGGGGATTTCCCCGAAAGCGAAAAGGCGAGCCGCGAAACCCTGGCCCTGCCGATTTATCCGGAATTGGCGCGCGAGCAGCAGGAATATGTGGTGGCGCAGATCGCGGAGTTTTTTGGCGAGTAAGCGGAACATAAAAATAAAAAGGCAAAAAAAAAGGCCCTCAATTTTTGAGGGCCTTTTTTTTATCCAAAAGATCGTGAATTACTTAATGTAACGGGCTCTTTCCTGCTGCGGCGCCGGCTGATCGTAGAGGCCTTTCTTCACATAATCCATGGGATTATGCTCTTCGACCACAACGGGAGCGCTCTGAGCGGGCGGTTCGACATAAGGAGCGGGCGCAGACTCGGCAAGGCAGTTTGAATAGGAACGCGAAACCGTGAAACCGTTCCAGCCGGGAACCCAGAAGGTAGCCACGTCAAGGATACCCGACGAGGCCCTGAGAGCGGTGCAGCCCAAACCCGAAGCGAGGCCGTTCAGCGTCCCGAAAAGCGGGGGCCCTTCCTGGGTTTTTTCCACCGTCTGAACAATCAAATCCATGGGGCTGGTGGCGGCATTCACAAGACCGCGGCCCAACATGCCGCCGGCCTTCCTGCCGTAGTGCTCGGATTCAGCCATGTCCCAAACGCTGTCTGCAGAAGCGCGGGGCGCGTGCATCAGGGCCATGCTGAGGATCATCAAAAAAACGATCACTCCCTTTTTCATTTTGATTAACTCCTTTGGGTTACAGTTTACGACGCAAACACGGATGCCTATTTAAGTAAGACACGGGAAACATTATAGCATTTCATAATTGTAATCAACAGATTTCTTTAACTGCGCGACGCTCAAGGACTTACAACGGGAAACAAATATAATAATATCTATCAAAACTTGACTATTTATAATTTTAATCGTACTATTTAGCCTAGAAACAGACTCTAGTCACCAAAAAAATAACAAAAATAAACAGGTGCTCGAACATGGAAGAATCAAAACAAAATCCTCAGAAACGTCCGGAAAGAACCCAAATCATGACTCCCAAAGAAGCCGCGAAGTACCTTGGCTTTCACCTCGTCACGATTTACCGTCTTCTGAAAAAGCGTGAAATTCCCGCAACGAAAATCGGCGGGCAGTGGCGCTTTAAAAAAGACGTTCTGGACGCTTGGTTGATGAATCGCATGAAGTAACGGCAAGTTTGTCGTGAACCTGTACTCTAAACTGCGCCGCTGAGTTCCCTAGAAGCTCACCCACGCCCGTATGCCATTCCGTCCCGGGAAAAGTGTGCCCTTTTGGGGTGCGACTACGAAGGTTCCTATGCGAGCATCCCTCACCGAAATACTGGAATCCGCTCCGACCCAGAGGGAAGACCTCCGATGGTTTGTCCCGCAATGGTATGCTCTGTACACGCGCAGCCGGCACGAAAAAATTGCCGCTGAGCAGCTCGCCAAGAAAAACATCCAGACCTTTTTGCCGCTGCGCACCATCACGCGCCGCTGGTCCGACCGGAAGAAAATTATTCAGCAACCCCTTTTCGCGGGATATCTTTTCGTCCATACCGCGCTGGACAGGCGCTGGAACGTCCTCAATTCCCAGGGCGTCGTCAGGTTCGTGGGGCCTTCCCCGGGGAATCCCATTGCCGTCCCGGAACGGGACATCACGGCCATTCAACGCTTCGTCAAAGAAGAAATCGACATCGATCCTTTTCCCTATTTAAAAGAGGGAACCAAGGTGTACGTACGCGCCGGCCCCTTCAAAGGGACCGAAGGCTTTATCGTTCGTAAGGACGGCCGCTGCCGCCTGATCCTTTCTTTGGAAGTTTTGATGCAGTCGGTTTCCATCGAAATCGATCAGGCGTGCGTCGAGCCTGTCTGAATATAACGGCCGTTGTCTGACCCAGACCTTCTAGGCCCGCCTTACGGGTGTGACCGAGAGGGCGAAGCTGTGCGCGGACGAAATGAGAAGCAATCGTGATTGCCAAAACACATTTCATGCGGGGTTTTAAATAGACAAGTCCCTCCCATCCGCCCGAACGCCTCCGGAACCCGGCGATTCGGATTGGCTTTTGTTCAGACGGCTTCTCCAGGCCACGAACACAAACGTCTATCTGTTCTTCGTGCCCATTGTGCTTTCTTTCATCACAGCCTTGCTGGAAGGCCTCAGCATCGGGCTGTTGATGCCGTTGACGCAGGGGATTTTGAGCGGGAGCTATAAATTTCTGGAATCCGGACCCGCACCCATGAGGATGTTCGCCAAGATTTTCTGGAACGGGGACAGGCCGAATGCCGGAATCTTCATTTTCCTGGTGGTGGTCATTATTGCATCCGCGGTGCTCAAGAGCTGCTTCCAGTACTTCTCCGTCTATTCTCTCGACCGTGTTCTCTTTAGATTCTACGAAAGACTGCGCGAACTTCTTTTTGCGAAATGCCTTTCTTTGAACAAGACTTTTTTCGATCAGCACAGCCTGGGGCATCTCTCGAATCTTATTTTGGGGCACACGCTGGAAATCGTGACGTCGGTAAAGAATCTCAACCGCCATCTGACGGCGATCCTGATGTTGCTGCCTTACCTCCTCCTCATGGGAATCATTTCGTGGCCGCTGACGCTGATCAGCGTCATCACTTTTCCCGCCCTGCATCTGGCGATCAACTGGGTCATTCACAAGCTCCGCGCCTCTTCGCGCAATTCCATCGACATCCAGAATGCGCTGGGGATAAGGTTTTCCGGTGTCCTGATGGCAATTCCTCTGATCAAGGCATGCGGCATGGAAAAAGCCGAAAGAGAAGAGTTCGCGCGCCTGAACAGCCTCGTTGCCGCGGCCCGGCTGAGTATCGAAAAGAAGGCCGGGCTCATTCCCGCCATCCAGGAGATTCTAACGATCGTTTCTTTTCTCCTGCTCATCTGCGTGATGGCGATGTTTTACGAGCCGGGCCGCCATAATGAAATCGCGGGATACCTTGTTTTTTTTGTCGTCCTCAGGCGGGCGCTGAACAGCGTGAGCAGCATCGGAAATCTCAAAGCGATCATCGCGCGCGTGCACGGTCCCATGTTCGACATCGTCGATTTTTTCGAG contains:
- a CDS encoding DegT/DnrJ/EryC1/StrS family aminotransferase, encoding MRDVMPKKIMQVPLLDLKQQYQAIQDEILSRLDVLFKSQQFILGQEVEACEKLVADYCGVPFGCGVSSGTDALLMALMSEGIGPGDEVLTTPYSFFATSGCIARVGAKAVFTDIDPVTFNMDVSGIEKKISRKTKAIMPVHLYGQCADMAAIMQAAKKHGLAVIEDAAQAIGAGHGGIRAGAWGDYGCFSFFPSKNLGCFGDGGMVVCRDAEKQARLKALRNHGSEKKYYHGLVGGNFRLDAVQAAVVSIKLKHLDGWTAKRQANAGTYQKLFENTGLVRSKKVVLPVQVHDRHVYNQYVIRAQRRDELMEHLKKRGVGCEVYYPLSLHLQECFKFWGYKAGDFPESEKASRETLALPIYPELAREQQEYVVAQIAEFFGE
- a CDS encoding RNA methyltransferase, translated to MPVSIVLVEPENPDNIGAVARAMMNMDLADLRLVKPPAKWKEKAKKMAVHAFPLLAHAKVFDSLKEALADAHFVLGTTRRQGNRRRAFLEFDDAMGRCRRVAKKRNASVVFGKESKGLSNSDLDLCDWFTTIPTGKEYPSINLAQAAMIACFSLFTGKFKVEGYDAVTKVSKEEFESIMEYFNRAVQALEYKPDIAVRIDRTFRALIKRSGLLKSEGQMFKGFSRRILERTTPKYAGRNPDKKGTLLQFQK
- a CDS encoding UpxY family transcription antiterminator yields the protein MRASLTEILESAPTQREDLRWFVPQWYALYTRSRHEKIAAEQLAKKNIQTFLPLRTITRRWSDRKKIIQQPLFAGYLFVHTALDRRWNVLNSQGVVRFVGPSPGNPIAVPERDITAIQRFVKEEIDIDPFPYLKEGTKVYVRAGPFKGTEGFIVRKDGRCRLILSLEVLMQSVSIEIDQACVEPV
- a CDS encoding glycerophosphodiester phosphodiesterase family protein; amino-acid sequence: MNSRSPLVIGHRGASAHLPENTLPSFKMAFEKFKAGMIEFDVHLSRDGIPVVIHDETLERTTNGKGLVRDYTLNELKKLDAGHGFDPGTMGRWPQRGKGILIPALEEVFEAFPDKELAVEIKATGPDVVAAVAALVRKYGREQKTIVGSLEHATYLQILRTDIGTRVFSSRKKAYQLLAEYFCNRSRPRKEPLLVASLPVESKFFDLKKPAWIDWLHKKQATVYYWTVNVPALALKLAASGADGIMSDDPDMLQKALSASSL
- the pyrE gene encoding orotate phosphoribosyltransferase; translation: MEDKKLRDDLLQLVKEKALIKGERTLASGKKSSFYIDGKQVTLDPQGIFLTAKLIHNLIQGNKADAIGGPTLGADPIVAAVSLLSSQSGHPIKALIVRKEAKDHGTQKMIEGPALKEGDRVVMVEDVITTGGSVLKAIQEIEKLKAKVVRVVCLVDRDEGADKTLAPYNYTPIFFLSDIGVKKE
- a CDS encoding helix-turn-helix domain-containing protein, yielding MEEKQSDQVRKQRTQIMTPKEAAKYLGFHLVTIYRLLKKQEIPATKIGGQWRFKKDVLDAWLMNRMNRQ
- a CDS encoding RsmB/NOP family class I SAM-dependent RNA methyltransferase gives rise to the protein RLKRGGFPVSVSPISSMGLVFKERAAVFNLEEFTEGLFEVQDAGSQKVCEAVGARPGDAVWDVCAGSGGKSLSLAAMMQNKGRIVATDIRKHKLDDLKKRASRAGVYNIFPADLDRMDEMKLAKKGFDKILVDAPCSGTGTLKRNPDAKWKLSPEEFGKYQEDQLKIIKNSLRYLKKGGRLYYVTCSIEEVENEGVMDRLMKEEAGLVPVVDIEFGEASGPWRRLWPAHENDGFFLGVVEKI
- a CDS encoding ABC transporter ATP-binding protein — its product is MFRRLLQATNTNVYLFFVPIVLSFITALLEGLSIGLLMPLTQGILSGSYKFLESGPAPMRMFAKIFWNGDRPNAGIFIFLVVVIIASAVLKSCFQYFSVYSLDRVLFRFYERLRELLFAKCLSLNKTFFDQHSLGHLSNLILGHTLEIVTSVKNLNRHLTAILMLLPYLLLMGIISWPLTLISVITFPALHLAINWVIHKLRASSRNSIDIQNALGIRFSGVLMAIPLIKACGMEKAEREEFARLNSLVAAARLSIEKKAGLIPAIQEILTIVSFLLLICVMAMFYEPGRHNEIAGYLVFFVVLRRALNSVSSIGNLKAIIARVHGPMFDIVDFFEQEKVSVEKDGTVDIAGFQREIRFSDVTFSYSNRPPVLHHLDLVFEKGKVTAIVGDTGSGKTSIAQLLLRFYLPDSGTLSLDGINIQDLTSKSLRSIFALVSQDAYLFHDTIRYNITYGLNRPVDEAEIWDVCEKAKLAHFIKSLPLGLETVVGDRGIQLSGGERQRVAIARAVLRKPEIYIFDEATSALDSKTEIVVQEAIDQVIRHHTAVIIAHRLSTIRKADKIIVIGEGRVLEQGSLEELLSAKGPFFSYWSAQQQS
- a CDS encoding helix-turn-helix domain-containing protein, whose amino-acid sequence is MTPKEAAKYLGFHLVTIYRLLKKREIPATKIGGQWRFKKDVLDAWLMNRMK